The following coding sequences are from one Natrarchaeobaculum sulfurireducens window:
- a CDS encoding PIN domain-containing protein, whose translation MYAESDFLLALIKDDDWLGEAAESVYREHRDELWTSQFTLIELLLVAYREDRDTERVVSNAATLIEVRGDAETVVTAATYVEDHGFTPFDALHLVESNGDTIVSSDDAYADVTPRLDLKTVADE comes from the coding sequence ATGTATGCAGAATCTGATTTTCTCCTCGCGTTGATTAAGGACGACGACTGGCTTGGAGAGGCCGCCGAGTCGGTGTACAGAGAACACCGAGACGAGTTGTGGACGTCACAGTTCACGCTCATCGAACTCCTGCTGGTCGCCTACCGCGAGGACCGTGATACCGAACGCGTCGTCTCGAACGCCGCCACCCTCATCGAGGTACGCGGTGACGCGGAGACGGTCGTTACGGCGGCGACGTACGTGGAAGACCACGGGTTCACGCCGTTCGACGCGCTTCACCTCGTCGAATCGAACGGCGATACCATCGTCTCGAGCGACGACGCGTACGCGGACGTCACGCCTCGGCTGGACCTGAAGACGGTCGCCGATGAGTGA
- the gcvH gene encoding glycine cleavage system protein GcvH, with the protein MSFDIPDDRQYMESHEWALEDDGVVRVGITDFAQDELGDVVFVELPDEGDALEQETEFGVIESIKAVSDLYAPVSGEVVSINEELFDAPELVNDDPFGDGWMLEIDADNADELEELLSAAEYEDQIA; encoded by the coding sequence ATGAGCTTCGACATTCCCGACGACAGACAGTACATGGAATCGCACGAGTGGGCACTCGAGGACGACGGCGTCGTTCGCGTCGGCATCACCGACTTCGCACAGGACGAACTCGGCGACGTCGTCTTCGTCGAACTCCCCGACGAAGGCGACGCGCTCGAGCAAGAGACGGAGTTCGGGGTTATCGAATCGATCAAAGCCGTTTCGGACCTCTATGCTCCGGTCAGCGGCGAGGTCGTTTCGATCAACGAGGAGCTGTTCGACGCGCCCGAACTCGTCAACGACGACCCGTTCGGCGACGGCTGGATGCTCGAGATCGACGCCGACAACGCGGACGAACTCGAGGAACTACTGAGCGCAGCCGAGTACGAAGACCAGATCGCCTGA
- a CDS encoding DUF7835 family putative zinc beta-ribbon protein, giving the protein MATTDDVTNGMTEPCEVCDTDTLHEITVQLITEGGSGENARYSREPYRVRECLRCGNRDSQRMNNA; this is encoded by the coding sequence ATGGCAACGACTGATGACGTGACCAACGGGATGACCGAACCCTGTGAGGTCTGCGACACGGATACGCTTCACGAAATTACCGTTCAGCTCATAACCGAAGGCGGCAGCGGAGAGAACGCCCGATACTCGCGAGAACCGTACCGCGTCCGGGAGTGTCTGCGGTGTGGAAACCGCGACAGTCAGCGAATGAACAACGCCTGA
- the gcvT gene encoding glycine cleavage system aminomethyltransferase GcvT, giving the protein MTLSKPPLWEHHGDRGAKFTEFGGWDMPVEFDSIQTEHAAVREDAGIFDVSHMGQIHVTGPDATELMQRLTSNDVTRLEVGDSQYAVITDEAGVIIDDTVVYRLPDEDGESTYLFVPNAGTDEAAHERWIGHRNEWGLEATVDNRTDEYAMVAVQGPNAPNLVEAAADESVTDLGRFEAMYATIDDVECWTARTGYTGEDGFELLFPWTKAEEIWGAFDCQPCGLGARDTLRLEAGFVLAGQDFDYESNPRTPYEAGIGFTVALETAFVGCDALAAVEDEGVDEQLVGFQLIDRGVPRHGYDITNTDGRVIGTVTSGTMSPTLDQSIGLGYVPVEYADPGTTLQVVVRGRSKKARVETTPFIDTV; this is encoded by the coding sequence ATGACGCTGTCGAAGCCGCCACTGTGGGAGCACCACGGTGATCGAGGAGCGAAATTCACGGAGTTCGGTGGCTGGGACATGCCTGTCGAGTTCGATTCGATCCAGACGGAACACGCCGCGGTTCGCGAGGATGCCGGTATCTTCGACGTCTCGCACATGGGCCAGATCCACGTGACGGGGCCGGACGCGACGGAGCTGATGCAACGGCTGACCTCGAACGACGTTACTCGACTCGAGGTTGGCGACTCCCAGTACGCCGTGATCACCGACGAAGCGGGCGTCATCATCGACGACACGGTCGTTTACCGCCTTCCCGACGAAGACGGCGAGTCGACGTACCTTTTCGTCCCGAACGCGGGGACCGACGAGGCAGCCCACGAGCGGTGGATCGGCCACCGCAACGAGTGGGGCCTCGAGGCGACCGTCGACAATCGGACCGACGAGTACGCGATGGTCGCCGTACAGGGCCCGAACGCGCCCAACCTCGTCGAAGCGGCAGCCGACGAGTCGGTCACCGACCTCGGCCGGTTCGAGGCGATGTACGCAACGATCGACGACGTGGAGTGCTGGACGGCCCGGACGGGCTACACCGGCGAAGACGGCTTCGAACTGCTCTTCCCGTGGACCAAAGCCGAGGAGATCTGGGGCGCATTCGACTGCCAACCCTGCGGGCTCGGTGCCCGCGATACGCTCCGACTCGAGGCCGGCTTCGTCCTCGCCGGGCAGGATTTCGACTACGAGTCGAACCCGCGAACACCGTACGAGGCTGGCATCGGGTTTACCGTGGCGCTCGAGACGGCGTTCGTCGGCTGTGACGCACTCGCGGCGGTCGAAGACGAGGGCGTCGACGAGCAACTCGTCGGGTTCCAGTTGATCGACCGCGGCGTCCCACGCCACGGCTACGACATCACGAACACCGACGGACGCGTCATCGGGACGGTAACCAGCGGGACGATGAGTCCCACCCTCGACCAGTCGATCGGCCTCGGCTACGTCCCGGTCGAGTATGCCGACCCCGGCACGACGTTACAGGTCGTCGTCCGCGGCCGGTCGAAAAAGGCAAGAGTTGAAACCACACCATTCATTGATACAGTATAA
- a CDS encoding S8 family peptidase, with protein MSEENTPRIDRRSMLRTVGGLAAFFGLSGVGSAAPDREPGPKKDEILVGVSPSASDIDSAVESRIPSNAAIVHSNETLGYVAVEFPDASAQAKENFKENVLGGDNIEYAEDNETLETFLEPNDPQYSEQYAPQQVNCEGAWERTLGGSEVTISIVDQGIQYDHPNLEENMDDSVSDFGENFAGPGSDPYPVTVSEDHGTHVGGIAAGETDNEEGHAGISNCSMLSARALDESGGGSLSDIADAIQWSADQGADVINLSLGGGGFSQTLNTACEYAYNEGSLLVAAAGNDGTDTVSYPAAYDAVVAVSSLDSTESRSNFSNYGPEIELAAPGTNVLSTVNWDEYDTFSGTSMASPIVAGVAGLVLSEYPDLSNEELREHLQETAVDIGLPEDEQGYGRVDAANAVTTDPENGGDEPGNGECGGETNTASTEGRLSSGWWGNPSDSYSYELETADPCSATTTLEGPSDADFDLFLTLDGRTPSPGDYDESSSGSSATESITVDLDGDEELGILVERVDGSGTYELEIEERSS; from the coding sequence ATGTCAGAAGAAAACACCCCGCGAATCGATCGGCGATCGATGCTGCGAACAGTTGGCGGACTGGCTGCGTTCTTCGGGCTCAGCGGTGTGGGAAGCGCAGCACCGGACCGAGAACCCGGGCCAAAAAAGGATGAAATACTCGTCGGCGTCTCACCGTCTGCGTCCGATATCGACTCGGCGGTCGAATCCAGAATCCCGAGTAACGCGGCGATCGTTCATTCGAACGAGACGCTTGGGTACGTTGCAGTTGAGTTTCCCGACGCGTCGGCCCAAGCGAAAGAGAACTTCAAAGAAAACGTTCTCGGAGGCGACAACATAGAGTACGCCGAAGACAACGAAACGCTCGAGACGTTCCTCGAGCCGAACGATCCGCAGTACAGCGAGCAGTATGCTCCACAGCAGGTCAACTGCGAGGGCGCTTGGGAGCGGACGCTTGGCGGGTCGGAGGTGACGATTTCGATCGTCGATCAGGGGATCCAGTACGACCATCCAAACCTCGAGGAGAACATGGACGACAGCGTTTCGGACTTCGGCGAAAACTTCGCTGGGCCCGGCAGCGATCCGTACCCGGTGACCGTGAGCGAAGACCACGGTACTCACGTCGGTGGCATCGCCGCGGGTGAGACGGACAACGAGGAGGGCCACGCTGGGATCTCGAACTGCTCGATGCTCTCTGCACGAGCGCTCGACGAGAGCGGCGGCGGATCGCTATCGGACATCGCCGACGCGATCCAGTGGTCGGCCGATCAGGGCGCAGACGTCATCAACCTCTCGCTCGGTGGCGGTGGCTTCTCCCAGACACTGAACACCGCCTGTGAATACGCCTACAACGAAGGGTCGCTTCTCGTCGCCGCAGCAGGTAACGATGGCACCGATACGGTGTCCTACCCGGCGGCCTACGACGCTGTCGTGGCGGTCTCCTCGTTGGACTCGACGGAGTCACGTTCGAACTTCTCCAATTACGGGCCTGAGATCGAACTGGCGGCACCGGGGACCAACGTCCTCTCGACGGTCAACTGGGACGAATACGACACCTTCTCGGGGACGTCGATGGCGTCACCTATCGTTGCCGGTGTCGCGGGACTCGTCCTCTCGGAATATCCGGACCTCTCGAACGAGGAACTCCGTGAGCATCTCCAGGAGACCGCCGTCGACATCGGTCTCCCCGAAGACGAACAGGGTTATGGGCGCGTCGACGCGGCAAACGCAGTCACCACCGACCCAGAAAACGGCGGGGACGAACCTGGTAACGGCGAATGCGGTGGCGAGACCAACACCGCCTCGACTGAGGGTCGACTCAGTAGCGGATGGTGGGGCAATCCGAGCGATTCGTATTCGTACGAACTCGAGACCGCAGATCCCTGCAGCGCCACGACAACGCTCGAGGGGCCGTCTGACGCCGACTTTGATCTGTTTCTCACGCTCGACGGCCGGACACCGTCACCGGGAGACTACGACGAATCCTCGAGTGGGTCCAGTGCCACCGAATCGATCACCGTCGACCTCGACGGAGACGAAGAACTCGGTATCCTCGTCGAGCGTGTCGATGGCAGTGGCACCTACGAACTCGAGATCGAAGAACGAAGTAGCTGA
- a CDS encoding ArsR/SmtB family transcription factor has translation MDEESSIEEILDTIGDEHARTVLASISRKPGSAKELATRLDLSQPTIYRRLDLLEKNDLIKHQTLVADDGNHYKEFRCNFNSTVISLEDDEYDVRIYREENLPDRFSSLWDDLGVK, from the coding sequence ATGGATGAAGAGTCCTCCATCGAAGAAATTCTCGACACGATCGGGGACGAACACGCACGAACCGTCCTCGCGTCTATCAGCCGCAAACCCGGTTCGGCGAAAGAACTCGCAACCAGGCTGGACCTCTCTCAGCCGACGATCTACCGTCGACTCGATCTCCTCGAGAAAAACGACCTCATCAAACATCAGACACTCGTCGCCGACGACGGCAACCACTACAAGGAGTTCCGGTGTAACTTCAACAGTACGGTCATTTCGTTAGAAGACGACGAGTACGACGTCCGAATCTACCGAGAGGAAAACCTTCCGGATCGGTTCTCGAGCCTCTGGGACGACCTCGGTGTGAAGTGA
- a CDS encoding helix-turn-helix domain-containing protein has product MSGRGPKRELAEKIAGEITLSDDPGATLRKWRTDFDVSQTDLAAELDVSSSVISDYESGRRESPGIGVVGRLVRGLLEIDERRGGDRIRQYGRVLSAGFDSDVVLDLREYATSIYLSAFYDDLEATEIASGATDRISGHTVIDSIEAITRLSSEEFFRLYGQSTNRALVFTGVTRGESPLVALRVVNPTPNAVVLHGIDEDELWDHAADLARIDGYSLAVTKAPLQEMLDHLVTLE; this is encoded by the coding sequence ATGAGCGGACGCGGACCGAAACGGGAACTCGCGGAGAAGATCGCTGGGGAGATCACGCTGAGTGACGATCCTGGAGCGACGTTACGAAAGTGGCGCACCGACTTCGACGTCTCACAGACCGATCTAGCGGCCGAACTCGACGTTTCCTCGTCCGTCATCTCGGACTACGAGAGCGGACGCCGTGAGAGCCCCGGCATCGGCGTCGTCGGCCGACTGGTACGTGGCTTGCTCGAGATCGACGAGCGCCGTGGCGGCGATCGTATCCGCCAGTACGGACGAGTGCTCTCGGCAGGTTTCGACAGCGACGTCGTCCTCGACCTCCGCGAGTACGCGACCTCGATCTACCTCTCGGCGTTCTACGACGACCTCGAGGCGACCGAGATCGCATCGGGAGCCACCGACCGCATCAGCGGCCACACCGTCATCGACAGCATCGAGGCGATCACCCGCCTCTCGAGCGAGGAGTTCTTCCGGCTCTACGGTCAGAGTACGAACCGCGCGCTGGTGTTCACCGGCGTCACTCGCGGGGAATCTCCGCTCGTCGCGCTTCGCGTCGTCAACCCGACGCCGAACGCCGTTGTCCTCCACGGGATCGACGAAGACGAACTGTGGGATCACGCCGCGGATCTGGCTCGGATCGACGGGTACTCACTCGCTGTGACGAAGGCACCGCTCCAGGAGATGCTCGATCACCTCGTTACGCTCGAGTGA
- a CDS encoding AbrB/MazE/SpoVT family DNA-binding domain-containing protein, with protein sequence MVNVALDDRGRLTLPKEVRERYGNRYHVVQLPDGVKLVPVADDPLEALRDEFADVEKSADELRREARTAAFDEAGR encoded by the coding sequence ATGGTAAACGTAGCGCTTGACGACCGTGGCCGTCTCACGCTCCCGAAGGAGGTCCGAGAGCGATACGGGAACCGATATCACGTCGTCCAGCTTCCCGACGGAGTCAAATTGGTTCCGGTCGCCGATGACCCGCTCGAGGCACTCAGAGACGAGTTCGCAGATGTCGAGAAGTCCGCGGACGAACTCCGTAGAGAAGCGCGTACTGCGGCGTTCGACGAGGCCGGACGCTAG
- a CDS encoding replication factor C large subunit: MSDWTETYRPTTLSEVRGNDKARDKLEEWARTWEDHRKAVIVHGSPGIGKTSAAHALANDMGWPMMELNASDDRQADVIKRVAGEAAKSGTLTGGEAGRRLVVLDEADNFHGSADYGGSREVTRVVKAASQPIVLVANEFYDMSQSLRNACETIEFRDVSKRSIVPVLRDICRREGVEFEEEALKRIAENTNGDLRSAVNDLQAVAETAERLTVEDVVTGQRDRTAGIFDYLDTLIKEADAEEALRAAYDVDENPDELLNWIEDNVPKDYQGAELADAYDSLSNADRWLGRVRSTQNYSYWRYATDNMTAGVAAARREPKGGWTRYGPPSYWRKLGSTKGTRQTRDSIAERIAEREGTSVATARREILPFLSAMTHHCTNRDLTVRTAAAYELNAKELSFVTGSGKDTNKVQSIVDDAEELLEEQTVEHSGSAFFQRDDSSGADTDADSSGADAGGDDDAGGQVTLAASSDEAASSDPDDVSDGNDSSQDAEADENQSGLNDFF, translated from the coding sequence ATGAGCGACTGGACCGAGACGTACCGACCGACGACACTGTCGGAGGTACGCGGGAACGACAAGGCCCGCGACAAACTCGAGGAGTGGGCGCGGACGTGGGAGGACCACCGGAAGGCGGTGATCGTCCACGGCAGTCCCGGCATCGGGAAGACCTCGGCGGCTCACGCGCTGGCCAACGACATGGGCTGGCCGATGATGGAGCTCAACGCCAGCGACGACCGCCAGGCCGACGTCATCAAGCGCGTCGCCGGCGAGGCCGCAAAGAGTGGCACGCTCACTGGCGGCGAGGCGGGACGCCGACTCGTCGTCCTCGACGAGGCGGACAACTTCCACGGCAGCGCGGACTACGGCGGCTCGCGGGAAGTCACTCGGGTCGTCAAAGCTGCCAGCCAGCCGATCGTTCTCGTTGCCAACGAATTCTACGACATGAGTCAGTCGCTTCGTAACGCCTGCGAGACGATCGAGTTCCGTGACGTCTCGAAGCGCTCGATCGTCCCCGTCCTGCGAGATATCTGCCGACGCGAGGGCGTCGAGTTCGAGGAAGAAGCCCTGAAGCGAATCGCCGAGAACACGAACGGCGACTTACGTTCTGCGGTCAACGACCTGCAGGCGGTCGCCGAGACGGCCGAGCGACTGACCGTCGAGGACGTCGTGACGGGCCAGCGCGACCGAACCGCGGGCATCTTCGATTATCTCGATACGCTCATCAAAGAGGCCGACGCCGAAGAAGCACTGCGTGCGGCCTACGACGTCGACGAGAACCCCGACGAACTGCTGAACTGGATCGAGGACAACGTCCCCAAAGACTACCAGGGCGCGGAACTGGCCGACGCCTACGACTCCCTCTCGAACGCCGATCGCTGGCTCGGTCGCGTCCGGTCGACACAGAACTACTCCTACTGGCGCTATGCGACCGACAACATGACCGCAGGGGTCGCAGCCGCCCGCCGCGAGCCGAAAGGCGGCTGGACGCGGTACGGGCCGCCGAGTTACTGGCGAAAGCTCGGGAGCACCAAGGGCACCCGGCAGACTCGCGATTCGATCGCCGAGCGGATCGCCGAACGCGAGGGGACGAGCGTCGCGACGGCTCGCCGCGAGATCCTGCCGTTTCTCTCCGCGATGACCCACCACTGCACGAACCGCGACCTCACGGTTCGGACGGCCGCGGCGTACGAACTCAACGCGAAGGAACTCTCGTTCGTCACCGGAAGTGGGAAAGACACCAACAAGGTCCAGTCGATCGTCGACGACGCCGAAGAACTCCTCGAGGAACAGACCGTCGAGCACTCGGGGTCGGCGTTCTTCCAGCGCGACGACTCGAGCGGAGCCGATACGGACGCCGACTCGAGCGGGGCCGACGCGGGCGGAGACGACGACGCTGGTGGACAGGTGACGCTCGCCGCCTCGAGCGACGAAGCGGCCTCGAGCGACCCAGACGATGTCTCTGACGGAAACGATTCGTCCCAGGATGCCGAAGCAGACGAGAACCAGTCCGGGTTGAACGACTTTTTCTGA
- a CDS encoding S8 family serine peptidase: MAPTGPLDSDRRSVLKATGALGAFFGSSGLASATEDDSESSRSELLIGVSPSTSDAEATVASALGTGDVVHSNETLHYVTVELPANTPEEAKEQIEATLDGIDAIEYVEENATLEAYTTPNDPYYSSQQAPQQVNCSGAWDETLGDSDVVISVVDQGIAYDHENLEANMDDRTGAVFVGRGSDPYPVNSNETHGTIVAGIAGGETDNGIGHAGISDCSMLSARALNEHSSGSLADIADAIQWSADQGADVINLSLGSRSHWQTLANACRYAVDQGSLPVAAAGNEGSTVSYPAAYDSVLAVSAIDSNDRLASFSNRGPEIDLAAPGSNVLSTTLNDGYTRASGTSMAAPVVAGVAGLVLSVYPDLSPEELRQHLEATATNIGLSANHQGHGRVDAAAAVTTVPDGHEPRDGDNGDENEDEDDSNEDEENDNGGDDEPDDDTFEYAVEAHEDDVEYFLEGVEGVDFTPQAESETVYVSDDGTRAAGLLIDGERHAFDGLLVDESVMLDADVRGDGTAFIDGEESALGWYPRSGASGDDWKDIDELLDLEDDESVDDDSEDDEPEDDEPEGDEPEDDEPEDDEPEDDEPEDDEPEGDEPEDDEPENDEPEDDEPEDDEPEDETPDDSDDDDDSGDDDPLDAWRRGDISFSELMDALRSQ, encoded by the coding sequence ATGGCACCTACCGGACCTCTGGACAGTGATCGCCGCTCAGTGCTCAAAGCTACCGGCGCTCTCGGCGCGTTCTTCGGCTCGAGCGGCCTCGCCAGCGCAACCGAGGACGACTCTGAATCGTCGCGTTCCGAGTTACTCATTGGCGTCTCTCCATCTACTTCGGACGCCGAAGCAACGGTCGCGTCGGCACTCGGTACCGGCGACGTCGTTCACTCCAACGAAACGCTCCACTACGTCACGGTCGAGTTACCAGCAAACACGCCCGAGGAGGCAAAAGAACAGATCGAAGCGACTCTCGATGGCATCGACGCGATCGAGTACGTCGAAGAGAACGCCACACTCGAGGCATACACGACTCCCAACGACCCGTACTATTCTTCACAACAGGCACCACAGCAGGTCAACTGTAGCGGTGCCTGGGACGAGACGCTCGGCGACTCGGATGTCGTCATCTCGGTCGTCGATCAGGGCATCGCGTACGACCACGAAAACCTGGAAGCGAATATGGACGACCGGACGGGAGCGGTCTTCGTTGGTCGCGGAAGTGATCCGTACCCGGTTAACTCGAACGAAACCCACGGAACGATCGTCGCGGGAATCGCCGGTGGCGAGACCGATAACGGAATCGGCCACGCCGGGATCAGCGACTGTTCGATGCTCTCTGCGCGAGCGTTAAACGAGCACTCGAGTGGCTCGCTCGCGGATATCGCCGACGCGATCCAGTGGTCGGCCGACCAGGGCGCAGACGTGATCAATCTCTCCCTTGGGAGTCGGAGTCACTGGCAAACGCTGGCTAACGCCTGTAGATACGCCGTCGATCAGGGGAGTTTGCCCGTTGCCGCCGCGGGCAACGAGGGATCGACCGTCTCGTATCCGGCAGCGTACGATTCGGTGCTTGCCGTTTCGGCGATCGATTCGAACGACCGGCTCGCGTCCTTCTCGAATCGGGGCCCAGAGATCGACCTCGCTGCACCAGGGAGCAACGTCCTCTCGACGACCCTCAACGACGGGTACACGCGCGCATCCGGGACGTCGATGGCTGCGCCTGTCGTCGCCGGCGTGGCAGGTCTGGTCCTGTCGGTTTACCCTGATCTCTCGCCGGAGGAACTCCGCCAGCATCTCGAGGCGACGGCCACCAACATCGGCCTCTCGGCGAACCACCAGGGGCATGGCCGGGTCGACGCCGCCGCAGCCGTCACCACCGTACCGGACGGACACGAGCCTCGCGACGGAGACAATGGCGACGAGAACGAGGACGAAGACGACAGCAACGAAGACGAAGAAAACGACAACGGTGGGGACGACGAACCCGACGACGACACGTTCGAGTACGCCGTCGAGGCCCACGAGGACGACGTCGAGTACTTCCTCGAGGGCGTCGAGGGCGTCGACTTCACTCCTCAGGCGGAGTCAGAAACCGTCTACGTCTCCGACGACGGCACGCGCGCTGCAGGCCTCCTGATCGATGGGGAACGGCACGCGTTCGACGGGCTACTCGTCGATGAGTCGGTCATGCTCGACGCGGACGTTCGTGGCGACGGAACGGCGTTCATCGACGGCGAAGAGTCCGCACTCGGCTGGTATCCCCGCTCCGGTGCCTCCGGCGACGACTGGAAGGACATCGACGAGTTGCTCGACCTCGAGGACGACGAGTCTGTGGATGACGACTCTGAAGACGACGAGCCGGAGGATGACGAACCGGAAGGCGACGAGCCCGAAGACGACGAGCCCGAAGACGACGAGCCCGAAGACGACGAGCCCGAAGACGACGAACCGGAAGGCGATGAACCAGAAGACGACGAGCCCGAAAACGATGAACCGGAAGACGATGAGCCAGAGGATGACGAACCGGAAGACGAGACGCCGGACGACAGCGACGATGACGACGACAGCGGCGATGACGATCCGTTAGACGCCTGGCGAAGGGGCGACATTAGCTTCAGCGAACTCATGGACGCGCTCCGTTCGCAGTAA
- a CDS encoding NYN domain-containing protein, with product MFDAVRARLTPAGSFEPTEPAVGLFVDGPNVFRNEFDVDLDDLRDAATELGRVGVLRLYLDEHATPGLIQAAEARGFEVIITSGDVDVKLAVDATALVSERTIDRLAIASRDTDFKPVLEYAGTAGVETTAIAPGSHGRSDALQNAADEAITLEP from the coding sequence ATGTTCGACGCCGTTCGTGCCCGTCTCACGCCCGCAGGATCGTTCGAGCCAACCGAGCCGGCAGTCGGGCTGTTCGTCGACGGGCCGAACGTCTTTCGCAACGAGTTCGATGTCGACCTGGACGACCTCCGCGACGCTGCGACCGAACTCGGCCGCGTCGGCGTCCTCAGACTCTACCTCGACGAACACGCGACGCCCGGACTCATCCAGGCCGCCGAAGCCCGCGGATTCGAAGTAATTATCACCAGCGGCGACGTCGACGTGAAACTCGCCGTCGACGCGACCGCCCTCGTCAGTGAAAGAACGATCGACCGGCTTGCGATCGCTTCCCGGGATACGGACTTCAAACCAGTCCTCGAGTACGCCGGCACGGCCGGTGTCGAGACGACCGCGATCGCACCCGGCTCCCACGGTCGATCGGACGCGCTGCAGAACGCAGCCGACGAGGCGATCACGCTCGAGCCCTGA
- a CDS encoding TatD family hydrolase, producing the protein MIDDETPILDNHLHLDPDHHRGIDAVRDFARVGGTHLLVVNKPSWHLDIEADTGADFRPVFERTIEIVEEASAELEGRAWPILGVHPGLISRLVDDRGFDPADAGELMQAGIDVAAEYVDAGDALALKSGRPHYEVDDAVWEASNDVMRHAFERASELDCAVQLHTEASEDLTEVTAWAEAVGLPAHKVVKHYAGGRLEGPVPSAMSEKDRLEEAADRGEPFLMETDYIDDPDRPGAVLGPKTVPRRVAWLLENGHDEAVRNAHVETPTLVYGIHTVETLENP; encoded by the coding sequence ATGATCGACGATGAGACGCCGATTCTCGACAATCACCTTCACCTGGACCCGGACCACCATCGCGGCATCGACGCAGTTCGTGACTTCGCGCGTGTCGGAGGCACCCACCTGCTCGTGGTGAATAAGCCGTCCTGGCACCTGGACATCGAAGCAGATACCGGAGCCGATTTTCGGCCGGTGTTCGAGCGCACCATCGAAATCGTCGAAGAGGCATCGGCCGAACTCGAGGGACGCGCCTGGCCCATCCTCGGCGTCCATCCGGGACTGATCTCCCGGCTCGTCGACGACCGCGGGTTTGACCCGGCGGACGCCGGCGAGCTGATGCAAGCCGGTATCGACGTCGCCGCCGAGTACGTCGACGCCGGCGACGCCCTCGCGCTGAAATCCGGCCGCCCTCACTACGAGGTCGACGACGCGGTCTGGGAGGCGTCGAACGACGTCATGCGGCATGCGTTCGAGCGAGCCAGCGAACTCGACTGTGCCGTCCAGTTACACACCGAAGCCAGCGAGGACTTGACCGAAGTCACCGCGTGGGCCGAAGCGGTCGGGCTTCCCGCTCACAAAGTCGTCAAACACTACGCCGGCGGTCGACTCGAGGGACCAGTCCCGAGCGCCATGAGCGAAAAAGACCGACTCGAGGAGGCCGCAGACCGCGGTGAGCCGTTCCTAATGGAGACCGACTACATCGACGATCCCGACCGACCGGGTGCCGTCCTCGGACCGAAGACGGTCCCCCGTCGTGTTGCGTGGTTGCTCGAGAACGGTCACGACGAGGCAGTCCGAAACGCTCACGTCGAAACCCCGACGCTCGTTTACGGCATACATACCGTTGAGACGCTCGAGAATCCCTAA
- a CDS encoding DUF7521 family protein, whose amino-acid sequence MNELVEALLMLMQLTVFALALGLTLISFQSYRQNSTKRLESAFIGFAFLSMGVALTTIVSQLPSPPIAFHIVETIPFIVGFGMLYLSLYR is encoded by the coding sequence ATGAATGAACTCGTCGAAGCGCTGTTGATGCTGATGCAGCTGACCGTTTTCGCCCTCGCACTGGGGCTGACGCTCATCAGTTTTCAGTCGTACAGACAAAACAGTACGAAGCGACTCGAGTCCGCGTTTATCGGCTTTGCGTTTCTAAGTATGGGGGTCGCGCTGACGACGATCGTCTCTCAGCTCCCGTCGCCGCCGATTGCCTTCCACATCGTCGAGACGATCCCGTTCATCGTGGGCTTTGGGATGCTCTATCTCTCGCTCTATCGTTGA